A single region of the Oryzias latipes chromosome 21, ASM223467v1 genome encodes:
- the zmym2 gene encoding zinc finger MYM-type protein 2 yields MDGETEPNSVVGEKAEELVEPMDATPFPQQQTSPPSEESGETVAKVTGEKTPKEGNTEDNDDDVVLVGEEAPQVSPTPSLQDTPSTDCLKAASGAEEDIATAEMVSKTSPSPVSSNASAVAAPQKPPNAEPEPIVIEDEEDTEQKDASPSPITRGCSSASHSPAPRSGSEPDSDIKIASVTTLDSSSQKESGMLSAVNTPPHSEDTQTDLNLMITSVTSLQGGTSAIITAVEGQAEENGLQISSTFSLNPDTPSSRPTASFNPGRGSGSIGQLVQNGDSETHNRTDLWISQSASVPRNQKQTGVDSPSSATSLPRSAGQSSSSTSSGTQPQTRTVKVTCANCKKPLKKGQTAYQRKGSTHLFCSTTCLSAFSHKPAPKKSCTMCKKDITNMKGTIVAQVDSSESFQEFCSTGCLGAYENKQNPPKSGLKTKCTVCGKLTEIRHEVSFKTVTHKICSDACFNIYRRANGLIMNCCEQCGDYLPSRASANHFLLVDGQQKRFCCQNCIRDYKQAHSSLATCMSCKTLIKTGEVIQSLGAAGTTSSYCSVNCMNKGKLTSTPFLNTEPTCHFCKRNSLPQYQATLAEGSILNFCSSQCVSKFQNATLQTTTNGQAPLCTTNNTIQLKCNYCRGAFNLKPEILEWEDKVYQFCSKTCCEDYKKLHCIVTFCEYCQEEKTLHEVVKFSGVKRPFCSEGCKLLYKQDFINRLGLKCVSCNHCNQLCKRAVTQQLGGMTRDFCSEACSKKFHDWYYKAARCDCCKVQGNLTESVMWRAEMKHFCDQDCLLKFYCQQNEPIMVTQKGPENTSTGLEAQGAKLGHVNQSTAAYSGGGLMRDVKNKAVLCKPLTLTKATYCKPHMQSKLLQTDVDDGVKREYIPVPIPVPVFIPVPMNMYAQVTPAPVSLPVPLPVPVFLPTTLQGAEQIVQTIKDMKKEDSSDPAEASLFSSAEKITDDQKPDVKPVKIKKERQRHKSSSSSRSSGSSSSSDIGEEQEDDKYEPDLDLEADFLQASDPAPVLEGMDEEMSFSLPPILSDEKDELEESTPRPQPRRLGSKRRALEENSTSSTSSSPNNKPSKGHSLPLKARYGVNAWKRWALSFSDKSEDTKAAENTKPVRPKSNLLTLSPEELNAALSKFVKEVCRPNGERYSPDSMLYLCLGIQQHLYAKGRKLDLFSDPCFQQFGEELNKVLKDWQPSVLPDGSLWGRVEEQSLWSSQHLGEQSPATLLRSLVYLNTKYFGLRTVEQHLRLSFANVYGPDTVHPVTKESTVCIRVPSISQDHHVQTESRKRKRSLKDGEQEDEDTGSSSIRCPVKKHECRLYEIYRSKCPPSLWEHHGVFYMQPDPACSPETQLWFSSAPLERRILESLLTRVLLVRDIYTDKEHLEVEEEEEGDQGEEDGGK; encoded by the exons ATGGATGGGGAGACAGAACCAAATTCTGTTGTGGGAGAAAAGGCAGAGGAGCTGGTGGAGCCCATGGACGCCACTCCTTTCCCCCAGCAACAGACCTCACCTCCTTCCGAAGAGTCTGGGGAGACGGTTGCCAAAGTAACCGGAGAAAAAACCCCAAAGGAGGGCAACACAGAGGacaatgatgatgatgtggtTCTCGTAGGAGAAGAGGCTCCCCAGGTTTCTCCCACACCCTCCCTCCAGGACACGCCCAGCACAGACTGCTTAAAGGCGGCCTCAGGGGCAGAAGAGGACATTGCCACGGCAGAGATGGTTTCCAAAACTTCCCCTTCCCCTGTGTCTTCCAACGCATCCGCGGTGGCGGCACCTCAGAAGCCTCCCAACGCAGAGCCAGAGCCCATCGTGAttgaagatgaggaggacaCTGAACAGAAAGATGCTTCCCCCTCACCCATCACCCGAGGATGCTCCTCTGCGTCCCACTCTCCTGCTCCACGCAGCGGCTCTGAGCCGGATTCAGACATTAAGATCGCCAGTGTCACCACTCTAGATTCTAGCAGCCAGAAAGAGAGCGGCATGCTGTCTGCAGTAAACACACCTCCACATTCAGAGGACACCCAGACAGACCTCAACCTGATGATAACCTCAGTGACATCCCTGCAAGGAGGAACGTCTGCCATCATAACG GCAGTTGAAGGCCAGGCAGAGGAAAATGGTCTGCAAATCAGCAGCACCTTCAGCCTGAATCCTGACACCCCGTCTTCTCGACCAACTGCTTCCTTTAACCCAGGGCGGGGCTCTGGCTCCATCggccagcttgttcagaatggaGACTCTGAGACGCACAACAGAACAG ATTTATGGATCTCCCAGTCAGCTTCAGTTCCTCGTAACCAAAAGCAGACGGGGGTGGACTCTCCGTCATCAGCCACTTCTCTTCCCAGATCTGCAGGCCAGTCCTCCTCATCCACTTCTTCTGGCACCCAGCCACAGACCAGGACAGTCAAG GTCACCTGTGCCAACTGCAAAAAGCCTCTGAAGAAAGGTCAAACGGCCTACCAGCGGAAAGGCTCCACACACCTGTTCTGCTCCaccacctgtctgtctgccttctCCCACAAACCTGCACCCAAAAAAAGCTGCACCATGTGCAAAAA ggacATTACAAACATGAAGGGTACAATCGTGGCTCAGGTCGACTCCAGCGAGTCCTTCCAGGAATTCTGCAGCACCGGTTGCTTAGGTGCCTACGAGAACAAGCAAAACCCTCCTAAATCAGGCCTCAAAACAAAATGCACTGTCTGCGGCAAACTCACAGAG atcCGCCATGAGGTCAGCTTTAAAACTGTGACCCACAAGATCTGCAGCGATGCGTGCTTCAACATCTACCGCAGGGCAAACGGGCTGATCATGAACTGCTGCGAGCAATGCGGCGACTACCTGCCCAGCCGGGCGTCAGCCAATCACTTTCTGCTGGTGGATGGTCAGCAGAAACGCTTTTGTTGCCAGAACTGTATCAGGGACTATAAACAG GCTCACAGTTCACTTGCGACCTGCATGAGTTGCAAAACATTGATCAAGACAGGTGAAGTGATCCAAAGCCTTGGAGCGGCTGGGACCACAAGTTCTTACTGCTCTGTCAACTGTATGAACAAAGGCAAGCTGACTTCAACTCCCTTCCTTA ACACAGAACCCACATGTCACTTCTGCAAAAGAAATTCCTTGCCGCAGTACCAGGCCACTCTGGCAGAGGGCAGCATCCTGAACTTCTGCAGCTCTCAGTGTGTAAGCAAGTTTCAG AATGCTACTCTTCAAACAACTACCAATGGACAGGCGCCGCTTTGCACAACAAACAACACCATCCAGCTGAAATGTAACTACTGTCGAGGAGCGTTCAACCTAAAGCCAGAAATCCTGGAGTGGGAG GATAAGGTCTACCAGTTTTGCAGTAAGACGTGTTGTGAGGACTACAAGAAGCTTCACTGCATTGTGACGTTTTGTGAGTACTGTCAGGAGGAGAAGACGCTCCATGAGGTGGTCAAGTTCTCTGGGGTCAAGAGACCATTCTGCAGTGAAG GCTGTAAGCTGCTATATAAACAGGATTTCATCAACCGGCTGGGTCTGAAGTGTGTCAGCTGTAACCACTGCAATCAGTTATGCAAAAGAGCCGTGACTCAGCAGCTTGGAGGCATGACTCGGGACTTCTGCAGTGAGGCTTGCTCCAAGAAGTTTCACGACTGGTACTACAAG GCAGCACGATGCGATTGCTGTAAGGTACAGGGAAACCTGACCGAGTCTGTGATGTGGAGAGCGGAGATGAAGCATTTCTGTGATCAGGACTGCCTGTTGAAGTTCTACTGTCAGCAGAACGAGCCCATCATGGTCACACAGAAAGGGCCAGAAAACACCAGTACAG GATTAGAAGCACAAGGAGCCAAACTTGGA CATGTAAACCAGAGTACTGCAGCCTACTCGGGTGGGGGTCTTATGAGAGATGTGAAGAACAAGGCAGTTCTCTGCAAGCCGCTTACCCTGACCAAAGCCACCTACTGCAAGCCTCACATGCAGAGCAAGCTGCTGCAGACGG ATGTAGATGATGGTGTTAAGAGGGAGTACATTCCTGTTCCTATACCTGTGCCTGTCTTCATTCCTGTACCCATGAATATGTATGCCCAGGTCACCCCAGCTCCCGTCTCTCTGCCTGTACCG CTTCCTGTGCCTGTGTTTCTGCCCACCACCTTGCAAGGGGCAGAACAGATCGTTCAGAccatcaaagacatgaaaaaagAGGATTCCTCTGATCCTGCAGAGGCCAGTCTGTTCTCTTCAGCAGAGAAGATCACAGATGATCAGAAACCAG ATGtgaaaccagtgaagataaaAAAGGAACGGCAAAGACACAaatcctccagcagcagcaggagcagcggcagcagcagtagcTCTGACATAGGGGAAGAGCAGGAGGATGACAAATATGAGCCTGACTTGGACTTGGAAGCAGACTTCCTTCAAG CCTCAGATCCTGCCCCGGTTCTTGAAGGAATGGATGAGGAAATGAGCTTCTCTTTACCCCCCATCCTGTCAGATGAGAAAGATGAGCTTGAAGAATCCACTCCACGACCACAACCAAGGAGACTC GGAAGTAAAAGGCGGGCATTGGAGGAAAACTCAACGTCATCCACCTCTTCTAGTCCAAATAACAAGCCCTCTAAAGGACATTCGTTGCCTCTTAAAGCTCGCTATGGCGTCAATGCTTGGAAACGCTGGGCGTTATCTTTTAGTGACAAATCTGAAGACACCAAAGCAGCTGAAAACACCAAACCCG TACGACCTAAAAGTAATCTTCTGACTCTGAGTCCAGAGGAGTTGAATGCAGCTCTGTCCAAATTTGTCAAGGAAGTCTGCAGGCCCAACGGGGAACGCTACTCTCCAGACAGTATGCTCTACCTCTGCTTGGGGATCCAGCAG CACCTTTACGCCAAAGGACGCAAACTCGACCTCTTCAGTGATCCATGCTTCCAGCAGTTCGGAGAGGAGCTGAACAAAGTCCTAAAAGACTGGCAGCCCAGTGTGCTTCCTGATG GCTCACTATGGGGTCGAGTGGAGGAGCAAAGTCTGTGGAGCAGCCAGCACCTGGGGGAGCAGAGTCCCGCCACGCTGCTGCGCTCCCTGGTTTACCTGAACACCAAATACTTTGGCCTGCGCACCGTGGAACAGCATCTCCGCCTCTCCTTCGCCAACGTCTACGGCCCTGACACGGTCCATCCTGTCACCAAGGAGAGCACGGTCTGCATCCGCGTGCCCTCCATCAGTCAGGATCACCATG TGCAAACAGAGTCTAGGAAGAGGAAGCGCAGCCTAAAGGATGGCGAGCAGGAGGACGAGGACACGGGCAGCTCCTCAATACGGTGTCCTGTAAAGAAACACGAGTGTCGTCTCTATGAGATCTACAGATCCAAATG TCCACCGTCATtgtgggagcatcatggcgtcTTCTACATGCAGCCGGATCCAGCCTGCAGCCCAGAGACTCAGTTATGGTTCAGCTCTGCGCCCCTGGAAAGACGGATCCTGGAGAGCCTCCTCACTCGAGTGCTTCTGGTCAGGGACATTTACACAGACAAGGAACActtggaggtggaggaggaggaagagggagatcagggggaggaggatggagggaaGTAG